The Saccharomycodes ludwigii strain NBRC 1722 chromosome II, whole genome shotgun sequence genome window below encodes:
- the SAC1 gene encoding phosphatidylinositol-3-phosphatase SAC1 (similar to Saccharomyces cerevisiae YKL212W | SAC1 | Suppressor of ACtin), whose amino-acid sequence MSSPLILAKTKDRLYFKLATASEKDTSPILCFSEKFHNETSMSIVDDFPEFGNIQKIAGIIGSITLKINTYVIIAKRVDLTGVLNGHKIFKVVESDIIPINRDIKPIKEEREYLKLLNQHLNNATLFFSYTYDLTNSSQRNNELLENSNGLTWKTADKRFFWNYYATDGLRNLVAKEENPQFNKFVIPMIYGYAKIVESTFNNHDISLGLITRRSIYRAGTRYFRRGIDEHGNVGNFNETEQILVVNKSNRAYDYYSFLQTRGSVPVYWAEVNNLKYKPKLFVSEQSSLEATKKHFDQQEKLYGENYLVNLVNQKGYELPVKQAYENIVDQLNDPKIHYVYFDFHHECRKMQWHRVKLLIDHLKKLGLTNNNYFHKICDGQSSKVVQTQNAIVRTNCMDCLDRTNVVQSVLAHWVLQNEFETAGVVEKGNPWESESKDLLFEFQNFWADNADAVSCAYSGTGALKTDFTRTGKRTYLGAFNDLVNSISRYYQNNLTDGPRQDSYDLFLGNFKPYEDSTVTPFADRRPTLIQSLPTVIYCSFIVLVATVFFPKDQNFTSTRNLGFFVGSVLTLLASFRYITKNGIQYVNWPKLCDLGFLTAIETADSNGQFTGVHFEVSSKFLKNVSKKD is encoded by the coding sequence ATGTCCTCGCCTTTAATTTTAGCCAAAACAAAGGATAGACTTTACTTCAAACTGGCTACCGCTAGTGAAAAAGATACCTCTCcaattttatgtttttcaGAAAAATTCCATAATGAAACCTCCATGTCTATCGTTGATGATTTTCCAGAATTTGgtaatattcaaaaaattgcaGGTATTATTGGTAGTATTACCTTGAAGATTAACACATATGTAATCATTGCCAAAAGAGTTGATCTCACTGGTGTTTTGAACGGTcataaaatattcaaagtAGTTGAAAGTGATATTATCCCTATTAACAGAGATATCAAACCAATTAAAGAGGAACGTGAATACTTAAAGTTATTAAATCAACATTTGAACAATgcaacattatttttttcttacaCTTACGATTTGACTAATTCTTCGCAAAGAAATAAtgaattattagaaaattcAAATGGATTAACTTGGAAAACTGCTGacaaaagatttttttggaattacTATGCTACCGACGGTTTGCGTAATTTAGTTGCAAAAGAGGAAAATCCTCAGTTTAACAAGTTTGTTATTCCAATGATTTATGGTTATGCTAAGATAGTAGAGTCTACTTTTAATAACCACGATATCTCTTTAGGGTTAATCACTAGGAGAAGTATCTACAGAGCAGGTACTAGATACTTTCGCCGTGGTATTGATGAGCATGGCAACGTGGGTAATTTTAATGAAACAGAGCAAATTTTAGTTGTAAACAAGTCAAACAGAGCTTATGACTATTATTCCTTTTTACAAACGAGAGGATCGGTACCAGTGTATTGGGCCGAAGTCAATAATTTGAAGTATAAGCCCAAGTTATTTGTGAGCGAGCAGAGTTCTTTGGAAGCAACTAAAAAGCACTTTGAtcaacaagaaaaattgtATGGCGAAAACTACTTGGTTAATTTAGTCAATCAAAAGGGGTATGAATTACCAGTCAAACAAGCCTATGAAAACATAGTTGACCAATTGAATGATCCAAAAATTCATTATGTTTACTTTGATTTTCATCATGAATGCCGTAAAATGCAATGGCACAGAGTTAAGTTATTAATTGatcatttgaaaaaattaggCCTAACAAATAACAACTATTTCCACAAAATCTGTGATGGTCAGTCTTCTAAAGTTGTACAAACACAAAATGCAATTGTTAGAACTAATTGCATGGATTGCTTGGATAGAACTAACGTTGTTCAAAGTGTATTAGCTCATTGGGTTTTGCAAAACGAATTTGAAACTGCTGGTGTTGTTGAAAAGGGTAATCCATGGGAATCTGAAAGTAAGGATTTATTGTTTGAATTCCAAAACTTTTGGGCTGACAATGCTGATGCAGTTAGTTGTGCATATTCGGGAACTGGTGCCTTGAAAACTGATTTTACGAGAACCGGTAAGCGTACATATCTGGGTGCTTTTAATGACTTGGTCAATTCAATCTCACGTTATTACCAAAATAACTTAACTGATGGCCCAAGACAAGACAGTTatgatttgtttttaggTAACTTCAAACCATATGAAGATAGTACAGTTACACCTTTCGCCGATAGAAGACCAACTTTAATTCAATCATTACCAACAGTTATTTACTGttcttttattgttttagTTGCAACTGTTTTCTTTCCTAAAGATCAAAATTTTACTTCTACTAGAAATTTAGGGTTCTTTGTAGGCTCTGTTTTAACATTGCTAGCTTCTTTTAGATACATTACGAAAAATGGCATCCAATATGTTAATTGGCCAAAACTGTGTGACCTTGGATTCTTAACGGCAATTGAAACGGCTGATTCTAATGGTCAATTTACTGGTGTTCATTTTGAAGTTTCatctaaatttttgaaaaatgttagtaaaaaagattga
- the TRP3 gene encoding bifunctional anthranilate synthase/indole-3-glycerol-phosphate synthase (similar to Saccharomyces cerevisiae YKL211C | TRP3 | TRyPtophan), protein MSTHKRVLLIDNYDSFTWNIYEYLCQEGADVSVFRNDKITIEEIRRSNYDIILISPGPGHPITDSGISCDVIKELMGEIPIFGVCMGQECMIQTLGGSIGFAGEIVHGKTSSITHDGKGFFKNVPQGVAVTRYHSLAADKPSLPDCFEITATTDNGVVMGVRHKKYILEGVQFHPESILTEEGHLMIRNILEISGKTWEEYYQNIANGAENSKNSNISQKPSILNEIYNKRKEDVKQLSETPGFTMKDLEFNFNLGLASSVQNFYTKLSTPPNGKRASVLAEVKRASPSKGNIDIKAISSEQALKYARAGASAISVLTEPHWFKGSLQDLVNVRRALDLEYVRNKNDRPCILRKEFIFSKYQILEARLAGADSVLLIVKMLTEQELKELYDYSKKLEMEPLVEVNSKTELQLAIKIGSKVIGVNNRDLHSFHVDLNTTSSLVQDVPSGTILVALSGITVPEDTNKYKKEGVKGFLVGEALMKAPDVSSFIEKLTC, encoded by the coding sequence atgtccACTCATAAGCGTGTCCTTTTGATTGATAATTATGATTCCTTTACCTGGAATATTTATGAATACTTATGCCAGGAAGGTGCTGATGTCTCAGTTTTTCGTAACGATAAAATCACAATAGAGGAAATAAGAAGGTCAAATTATGATATTATCTTAATTTCTCCTGGTCCTGGCCATCCCATAACCGATTCAGGGATTTCATGTGACGttataaaagaattaatgGGGGAAATCCCAATTTTCGGTGTGTGCATGGGCCAAGAATGCATGATCCAAACATTAGGTGGTAGTATTGGGTTCGCAGGTGAAATTGTTCATGGAAAAACTTCTTCAATTACTCATGATGGTAAaggtttttttaaaaatgttcCACAAGGTGTTGCAGTAACAAGATACCACTCATTAGCAGCTGATAAACCAAGTTTACCCGATTGTTTTGAGATTACGGCGACAACAGACAATGGTGTTGTAATGGGTGTAAGGCATAAGAAGTATATTCTCGAAGGTGTCCAATTTCACCCTGAATCTATTTTAACAGAGGAAGGTCATTTGATGATTAGAAATATATTGGAAATTTCAGGAAAGACTTGGGAGgaatattatcaaaatattgCTAATGGTGCAGAAAACTCTAAGAATTCGAATATATCTCAAAAGCCTTCTAtattaaatgaaatatataataagcGGAAAGAGGATGTGAAACAATTGTCAGAAACACCTGGATTTACAATGAAAGATTtagaatttaattttaatttgggATTAGCTTCATCAGTTCAGAATTTCTACACAAAATTGTCGACTCCACCAAATGGAAAAAGGGCATCTGTCTTGGCTGAAGTAAAACGTGCCTCCCCTTCAAAGGGTAATATTGACATAAAGGCTATTTCATCCGAGCAAGCTTTGAAATATGCTCGTGCTGGTGCTTCTGCCATATCTGTTTTAACAGAACCACATTGGTTTAAAGGTAGTTTACAAGATTTAGTGAATGTGAGAAGAGCCTTGGATCTCGAATATGttagaaacaaaaatgacAGACCTTGTATATTGAGAaaagaatttatttttagcaaGTATCAGATTTTGGAAGCCCGTTTGGCTGGTGCTGATTCAGTTTTGTTAATTGTTAAAATGTTAACTGAGCAAGAGTTGAAAGAACTTTATGATTATtctaaaaaattggaaatggAACCATTAGTAGAAGTCAATTCTAAAACCGAATTGCAACTAGCAATCAAAATTGGATCAAAAGTCATTGGTGTGAACAATAGAGATTTACATTCCTTCCACGTTGATTTGAATACAACAAGTTCTCTAGTTCAAGATGTTCCATCTGGGACTATTTTGGTTGCATTATCAGGTATTACAGTTCCAGAAGAtactaataaatataaaaaagaggGTGTTAAAGGCTTTTTAGTTGGTGAAGCTTTAATGAAAGCGCCCGATGTTTCAAgctttattgaaaaattaaccTGTTGA
- the HOC1 gene encoding alpha-1,6-mannosyltransferase (similar to Saccharomyces cerevisiae YJR075W | HOC1 | Homologous to OCh1) — protein sequence MGIKGHRTTHITTSSSSPTSSSRNNLVRVSKRGFNVRKFAIFIILPLVIFLFLIFRYATSGTPTDLQTLLQNLPKEIAQTINTAASKQEQDQELLQQFEKLTQELKRKNDEQMKHFDRQRTILEKKIHDLKQPPATASIREKLSWVYDYESTQKFPAFIWQTWPYSDADERLDENLRAYERSWGDKNPGFVHEIINDDTATALVQYFYNSIPEVVDTYNSLPSPMLKADFFKFLILFVRGGVFADMDSNPIQPVPNWIPENVSPREVGLVVGIEMDALKPDWKNKYLRRLQFGSYVIQCKPKHPIIREVIVKIVEITTSRKKEGDLKVNLRNDLNIMSWTGSGLFTDVIMTYFNDYVQSDIFYKVTWKDFHKLKVPKLIGDVLVFPQFSFNAPEIVDVEDPNKALYFVQHDGMKSWKAAPRVQG from the coding sequence ATGGGAATTAAAGGTCATCGTACTACTCATATCACTACATCATCTTCCTCCCCTACTAGCTCTTCACGCAATAATTTGGTTAGAGTTAGTAAAAGAGGGTTTAATGTTAGAAAATTTGCTATATTCATCATCCTACCattagtaatttttttatttttaatattccGTTACGCAACGTCTGGTACACCAACGGATTTGCAAACTcttttacaaaatttaCCAAAAGAAATAGCACAAACCATAAATACAGCTGCCTCAAAGCAAGAACAAGATCAGGAACTTTTACAACAGTTTGAAAAGCTAACTCAAGAATTAAAACGGAAAAATGACGAACAAATGAAGCATTTTGATAGACAAAGAacaattttagaaaaaaaaatacatgaTTTAAAACAGCCACCTGCGACTGCCAGTATTAGAGAAAAATTAAGTTGGGTTTATGATTACGAATCCACCCAAAAATTTCCCGCTTTTATTTGGCAAACTTGGCCTTATTCTGATGCAGATGAAAGGCTAGATGAAAATTTAAGAGCATATGAAAGATCATGGGGTGATAAGAATCCCGGGTTCGTCCATGAGATTATCAACGATGATACTGCTACAGCGTTagttcaatatttttataattctATTCCGGAAGTCGTAGATACTTATAACTCTTTACCCTCGCCCATGTTAAAGgctgatttttttaaatttttgattttattcgTTCGTGGTGGTGTTTTTGCTGATATGGATTCTAATCCAATACAACCTGTTCCTAACTGGATCCCAGAGAATGTTTCCCCGCGTGAGGTTGGTTTGGTTGTGGGTATTGAAATGGATGCTTTAAAACCAgattggaaaaataaatacttgAGAAGGTTGCAGTTTGGATCATATGTAATTCAATGTAAACCGAAGCATCCGATTATAAGAGAAGTTATTGTTAAAATTGTAGAAATCACAACAAGCCGTAAAAAAGAAGGTGATTTGAAAGTCAATTTAAGGAACGATTTGAATATTATGAGTTGGACAGGCTCTGGTTTATTTACTGATGTCATTATGACATATTTCAATGATTATGTTCAAAgtgatattttttacaaagTTACCTGGAAGGATTTCCACAAATTAAAGGTACCTAAGTTAATTGGTGATGTTCTAGTTTTTCCTCAATTCTCTTTCAACGCACCTGAAATTGTCGATGTAGAGGATCCAAACAAAGCATTATACTTTGTCCAACATGACGGAATGAAATCCTGGAAAGCAGCGCCAAGAGTCCAGGGATAG
- the UBA1 gene encoding E1 ubiquitin-activating protein UBA1 (similar to Saccharomyces cerevisiae YKL210W | UBA1 | UBiquitin Activating), with product MSSTSNKKEEIDESLYSRQLYVLGKEAMLKMQNSNVLIIGLKGLGVEIAKNVALAGVKSLSLYDPEKCTLQDLSSQFFLHQNDLGERRDVATSSKLAELNSYVPVKIECNISDFENLAKYQVIVVTDLLSLDEKVALDDFCHLHNINFISTETKGLFGSVFIDFGKEFTVFDVNGEEPQVGMISDIEKDGVVTTLDGSRHNLEDGDYVKFSEVEGLNHFNYDQTSNTIYKIQVLGPFAFKLVDVKLDGTYVSGGIFTQVKMPTKLSFKPLKEALKEPEFVYSDFSKFATPSQLHLGFQALDIFKTNHINGELPRPMNDEDAKKVLEIVSKLNPDEEINEKLIKELSYQARGDIPSVNAFIGGLVAQEVLKACSGKFTPIKQFMYFDSLESLPEQKEKYPRTEETTKPLNTRYDNQIAVFGVDFQRAIANLKVFLVGAGAIGCEMLKNWALIGLGSGPNGSIFITDNDSIEKSNLNRQFLFRPKDVGKNKSEVASHAVSVMNPDLKGKIQTSIEKVGADTENIFDDDFWQNLDFVTNALDNVEARSYVDRRCVFFKKPLLESGTLGTKGNTQVIIPNLTESYSSSRDPPEKSIPLCTLRSFPNKIDHTIAWAKSLFQGYFTEAPENVNMYLSEPDFVENTLRQAGDVKGILESIVESLGNRPYNFEDCIKWARLEFEKKFNHDIQQLLYNFPKDAKTSTGAPFWSGAKRAPTPLIFDINNPDHFHFIVAGANLRSFNYGLNGDSGLPNVEFYKSVIDKLDIPAFTPKKNVKIQASDDDPVENNTDDRDELDVLIQQLPDPKSLSGFKLTPVEFEKDDDTNHHIEFITAASNDRALNYNIETADRQKTKFIAGRIIPAIATTTALVAGLVVLELYKIVDQRTDIESYKNGFVNLALPFFGFSEPIKSPKAKYNNTEYDKIWDRFDIKGDVTLKQLLDYFEEKHGLTISMLSYGVSLLYASFFPPKKLKDRMNLPITQVVKLVTKKEVPSHTRTMLLEICCDDKKGEDVEVPYITVHL from the coding sequence ATGAGCTCTACTAGTAACAAGAAAGAGGAGATCGATGAAAGTTTATACTCCCGTCAACTTTACGTATTGGGTAAAGAAGCTATGTTAAAAATGCAAAATTCAAATGTTTTGATCATTGGTTTAAAAGGATTAGGCGTTGAAATTGCAAAGAATGTAGCTTTAGCTGGGGTCAAGTCTTTATCTTTGTATGATCCTGAAAAATGTACTTTGCAAGACTTGTCTAGtcagttttttttacatcAAAATGACTTGGGTGAAAGAAGAGATGTTGCAACTAGTAGCAAATTAGCTGAATTAAACTCTTATGTTCCAGTCAAAATCGAATGTAATATTtctgattttgaaaatttagCCAAGTATCAAGTTATTGTGGTTACTGATTTGTTGTCTTTGGATGAAAAAGTGGCTCTTGATGATTTCTGTCATTTGCACAATATTAACTTTATATCAACAGAAACTAAAGGGTTATTCGGTAGCGTTTTCATAGACTTTGGTAAAGAATTTACTGTATTTGACGTTAATGGCGAAGAACCCCAAGTTGGCATGATCAGcgatattgaaaaagatgGCGTTGTAACCACTTTAGATGGTTCCAGACATAATTTAGAAGATGGCGACTACGTTAAATTTTCTGAAGTTGAAGGTTTAAATCATTTCAATTATGACCAAACCAGTAACacaatttataaaatcCAAGTATTGGGCCCATTTGCATTTAAATTAGTCGATGTGAAACTGGATGGAACTTATGTTAGTGGTGGTATTTTTACTCAGGTTAAAATGCCAACtaaattatcatttaaaCCATTGAAAGAAGCTTTAAAAGAACCAGAGTTTGTATATTCAGATTTTTCCAAGTTTGCTACGCCTTCACAATTACATTTGGGGTTTCAAGCCTTGGATATTTTTAAGACTAACCACATAAATGGTGAATTACCAAGACCAATGAATGATGAAGATGCTAAAAAAGTGTTAGAAATTGTTTCGAAATTGAACCCAGACgaagaaataaatgaaaaactgATCAAGGAACTATCTTATCAAGCTAGAGGTGACATTCCAAGTGTTAACGCTTTTATTGGTGGGTTAGTTGCTCAAGAAGTTCTAAAGGCCTGTTCTGGCAAGTTTACGCCAATCAAACAATTCATGTATTTCGACTCTTTGGAATCTTTGCCCGAgcagaaagaaaaatatccaAGAACAGAGGAGACTACAAAACCATTGAACACTCGTTATGACAACCAAATTGCCGTTTTTGGTGTTGATTTTCAAAGGGCTATTGCAAACTTAAAAGTTTTCTTAGTCGGTGCAGGTGCCATTGGATGTGAAATGCTGAAAAATTGGGCATTGATTGGTTTAGGTTCTGGTCCAAATGGTAGTATCTTTATTACTGACAATGACTCCATcgaaaaatcaaatttgaATCgtcaatttttattcagACCAAAGGAtgttggaaaaaataagtcGGAAGTCGCTTCTCATGCTGTCTCCGTTATGAACCCAGATTTAAAGGGTAAAATTCAAACCAGCATAGAAAAAGTTGGTGCTGACactgaaaatatttttgatgatgatttcTGGCAAAACTTAGACTTTGTTACTAATGCCTTGGATAATGTTGAGGCTCGTTCATATGTCGATCGTAggtgtgttttttttaagaagCCTTTACTAGAATCCGGTACTTTGGGTACTAAGGGTAACACACAAGTTATTATTCCCAATTTAACGGAATCGTACTCTTCCTCTAGAGATCCACCGGAAAAATCTATTCCATTGTGTACTTTGCGTTCATTCCCAAACAAAATTGATCACACAATTGCTTGGGCTAAATCATTATTTCAAGGCTATTTCACTGAGGCACCCGAAAATGTTAATATGTATTTATCTGAGCCTGACTTTGTTGAAAATACATTAAGACAAGCCGGCGATGTAAAGGGCATTTTAGAATCTATTGTTGAATCCTTGGGTAATAGACCTTACAATTTCGAAGATTGTATTAAATGGGCTAGATtagaatttgaaaaaaagtttaatcACGATATTCAACAATTATTGTATAATTTCCCTAAAGATGCTAAAACATCAACTGGTGCTCCATTTTGGTCTGGTGCAAAGAGAGCACCCACTCCAttaatatttgatattaataatccTGATCACTTTCATTTTATTGTCGCTGGTGCTAATTTAAGATCGTTCAACTACGGCTTAAATGGTGACAGTGGATTACCGAACGTTGAGTTTTATAAATCAGTTATTGATAAACTGGATATTCCTGCTTTTACcccaaagaaaaatgttaaaatacAAGCAAGTGATGATGACCCAGTTGAAAACAATACTGATGATAGAGATGAATTGGATGTTCTAATACAACAATTGCCCGATCCAAAATCTTTATCAGGTTTCAAATTGACACCAgttgaatttgaaaaagacGACGATACAAATCATCATATTGAATTCATCACCGCTGCCTCCAATGACAGAGCTTTAAATTACAATATTGAAACTGCTGATCGTCAAAAGACAAAGTTTATAGCTGGTCGTATTATCCCAGCTATTGCTACCACAACTGCTTTGGTTGCTGGGCTAGTTGTTCTGgaattatacaaaattGTCGACCAAAGAACTGACATTGAAAGCTATAAAAATGGGTTTGTTAATTTGGCATTACCATTTTTTGGGTTTTCAGAGCCAATTAAGTCACCAAAGGCTAAGTATAACAATACAGAATATGATAAAATTTGGGATAGATTTGATATTAAAGGTGATGTTACTTTGAAGCAACTTCTTGATtattttgaagaaaaacacGGGTTAACTATTAGTATGTTATCCTATGGTGTTTCTTTATTGTATGCTTCATTTTTCCCACCCAAGAAATTGAAAGATAGAATGAATTTACCTATAACTCAAGTAGTTAAGTTAGTTACCAAAAAAGAAGTTCCTTCGCATACAAGGACTATGCTACTAGAAATTTGTTGTGATGATAAAAAGGGTGAGGACGTAGAAGTTCCATATATTACAGTTCATTTATAG
- the MOG1 gene encoding Ran GTPase-binding protein MOG1 (similar to Saccharomyces cerevisiae YJR074W | MOG1 | Multicopy suppressor Of ts Gsp1), with amino-acid sequence MSANLVSTDLYGGAIKIDLPPGFMDVSMLREIPDNQEVYVNSRTEQEIKDNKYCDGLGSQESIIIDLLQRVKADSDFEALKIHLNEISEINQTVGGYEIIKTDEIESNTDDKCKAFSAIIRETSLKWGKKSEAHLLNICVGIIRLSAYDTDVLISINVPELQYTDSAYDILTNKIIKSFQLVDPSLFA; translated from the coding sequence ATGAGTGCAAATTTAGTAAGTACAGATCTATATGGTGGCGCTATAAAGATTGATTTGCCACCTGGCTTTATGGATGTTTCAATGCTAAGGGAAATACCAGATAATCAAGAAGTTTATGTAAATAGTAGAACAGAACAAGAGATTAAAGACAACAAATATTGCGACGGATTAGGAAGCCAAGAAAGTATCATAATAGATTTGTTACAAAGGGTAAAAGCCGATTCTGATTTTGAAGCTTTGaaaattcatttaaatgaaataagTGAAATCAATCAAACTGTTGGTGGTtatgaaattattaaaactgATGAAATAGAATCCAACACTGATGATAAATGTAAAGCGTTTTCAGCTATTATAAGAGAAACCAGTTTGAAATGGGGTAAGAAATCAGAAGCACATTTATTGAATATATGTGTAGGTATAATCCGATTAAGTGCATACGATACGGATGTTTTAATATCTATTAATGTGCCTGAACTGCAATACACTGATTCAGCATATGATATATTAACCAATAAGATCATCAAATCATTCCAATTAGTTGACCCATCTCTTTTTGCATAA
- the CDC11 gene encoding septin CDC11 (similar to Saccharomyces cerevisiae YJR076C | CDC11 | Cell Division Cycle), giving the protein MSSIIEASAALRKRKHLKRGINFTIMVVGQSGSGRSTFINTLCGQQVVDTSTSVLRPNDNSTAIDLQLRHEMVELEDDDGVKIQLNIIDTPGFGDSLDNSSNFDIIKDYICHQYDEILLEESRVRRNPRFKDGRIHCCLYFIQPSGHGLKEIDVEFMKQMGPLVNIIPVICKADSLTVEELKFNKKLIMDDINYYALPIYNFPFEEDDISDEDYQTNTYLRSLLPFSVIGSNDVYELDNKTIIRGRKYPWGMLDVEDPNISDFVILRNTLLISHLNDLKEYTHEILYERYRTETLSGGNSNGNHRNPSTSDNKLHNDDASVTNVEDIKTLGNNTSKSVGIEGESATRKTSNGKNETYLAREEQIKLEEERLKAFEERVQQELKLKRKELLQREQELREIEERLENESSVKQDH; this is encoded by the coding sequence ATGTCAAGTATTATAGAGGCTTCAGCTGctttaagaaaaagaaaacatttaaaaagagGTATTAACTTCACTATAATGGTAGTCGGCCAATCTGGCTCGGGTAGATCCACCTTCATTAATACGTTATGCGGCCAACAAGTGGTTGATACCTCTACTAGTGTATTAAGGCCTAATGATAACTCAACCGCCATTGATTTACAATTAAGGCATGAAATGGTGGAACTTGAGGATGACGATGGTGTGAAAATacaattaaatattattgatacACCAGGATTTGGTGATTCTCTGGATAATTCTAGTAACTTTGATATTATAAAAGATTACATTTGTCATCAGTATGATGAGATTTTATTAGAAGAAAGTCGTGTTAGAAGAAATCCTCGTTTCAAAGATGGTAGAATTCAttgttgtttatattttattcagCCCTCTGGGCATGGCTTAAAGGAAATTGATGTTGAATTTATGAAACAAATGGGGCCATTAGTCAACATTATACCTGTTATTTGTAAAGCTGATTCTTTAACCGTCGAAGAACTGaaattcaacaaaaaattaataatggaTGATATCAATTATTACGCTTTGCCTATCTATAATTTTCCATTCGAAGAAGATGATATTAGTGATGAAGATTATCAGACCAATACATATTTACGTTCCTTACTACCATTTTCCGTTATAGGGTCAAATGATGTTTATGAATTAGAcaataaaactataattCGTGGGAGAAAATATCCTTGGGGGATGTTAGATGTAGAAGATCCTAATATATCtgattttgttatattgAGAAACACTTTACTTATTTCCCACTTAAATGATTTGAAGGAATATACCCATGAAATTTTATATGAAAGATATAGAACAGAAACTTTATCGGGTGGTAATTCTAATGGTAATCATCGTAATCCATCAACATCGGATAATAAATTACATAATGATGATGCTAGTGTAACAAATGTCGAGGATATTAAGACTTTAGgtaataatactagtaAATCTGTGGGAATAGAAGGTGAATCAGCCACCCGTAAAACTAGTAATGGGAAAAATGAAACATATTTGGCCAGAGAAGAACAAATTAAgttagaagaagaaagacTAAAAGCCTTTGAAGAAAGAGTTCAACAGgaattgaaattaaaaagaaaggaattGTTGCAAAGAGAACAAGAATTGAGAGAAATAGAAGAAAGGTTAGAAAATGAATCCTCGGTAAAACAGGATCATTGA